Genomic segment of Leishmania panamensis strain MHOM/PA/94/PSC-1 chromosome 20 sequence:
TGGAGCTTTCGTACAAGAAGCCTGCATCCTTCTTGTTGCTGAAGGAGGCGTCGTCATCTTCCGTGGCAGTCGACGAGACTGGCCGGCGCAGCAGTCCATGCGCGTCGCCTCGCTCATGGTTAGGGATATTCAGGGAAGATGCGTCAAAGCCACTGCGACtgcacccccttccccggCTAGACCGTTCCGAGATAAAGTATTCTTCTCCCAACGGAAGAAAGGCACGAATGGCCAGCGGGGTATTGAAGGTGATGCACGGGCCGCGGAATGAGCTGGGAGATGATGTTGGCatgaaaaggaaagaggatGAATTGACAGACACGATGGAGTTGTCTTtgcgaagagggggagccGCGTTAGGCTTATCTGATGAGCCAGCACATGACACCTGCCGCACCTTCAGCTGGTTCTCCTGCTCTTGCTGGGCTGATTGACTGGTGTACAATACTCCTACTGCGCGAGGGCACATGCGCGTGCCAGTcatagcagcagcggcgctacCAATTCCGTTCGGCATCCATGTAGCCGTGCCTTGCCACCGACGGGCTCGGCGCGCGCCGGCCGTGTCGAGAAGCTCTCGTGTGACACCGTTGCGCAGTTGGCGCAGAACCTCCATCGACACCGCCTGGGACGCAAGAAACGCTGCCGACGTCGACGAGGCCCTCGTCACCATCGCGGTGAAGCAACCAGTTGCCGCGTAACTCGGCAGTCGTGCGCCTTCCAACACCGCCACAGAGAACATGTCCGCGCCCCACGCGTACGCTAGCTCCAGCGCAtcctccaccaccgtctGTGTTTCCGCAGCAGGTGCAACATCCTGCGCGGGGTTCCACAAGAGAACGACGTTGGCGCCCCAAAGCCGAGTCGTGAAAAGAACCTGTAGAACGGGATGGTTTGCCAAGCGTTGAAAGACGTCACAGCAGCTGTGCCCCGttcccagcagcagctccggcgCCCTACACTTCTGCATCAGATCCAGCGCGGCCAACTCGGAGCCAACAAAGAGCAGCACGGAGTGGCGGGTGTGTGCGAGACGGAGAAGGTGTTCCTCCGCCGCGCTCCACACGGTCGATGCGATGGCGCCAGGCTGAGTACCGGTGCAACACTCGAGACAGCGTGGCAGTCCAGAGACGGGTGAAATATCCAGAATGATAGGCTGAAGCGCTGAATCCTTCAATCGCCTCGATGGTGACCGCGTCGAGGATACCGCTGAAGCCGCAAATGCATCGCTCACCTCGTTACGTAGCTTGATGGTGCGTACCGGCACCAGGTGGACAGGCCAGAACGGTgcaacggcggtgctgctgcgccgcgcgtgTAAGGTGGTGGTTTTGCGCACCTCAGCAAACCGGCTGACGTCAGCCTCGGGACGATAAGGGCTTCCCCCAACACCCGCGCCGTGATCTCCGTTCGCCAAGCTAAGCGACTGCTCTTTACGATTGGCAGCTGCCACGGCATCCGGCGCCGACGTAGTGAGAAACCTCCAGAGCGTCACTTGCAGATCTGCCTCaagctgcttctcctccgcggcgcagtggcgctcAAGGGtgtccagctcctcctgttGCTGCAAAATGACTCGCTCTGTGACCACGGAGTCCACAATCATGTCCTCCGCCGTATACTTGTCTGTCATCTCTAGCAAGGAGGCTAGCTGCTGTTGGTGACGTGTGCGGAGCGCGTTGACTGTCATCGCGTTCGAGTCTACGAGTGCCGCAAACTGGGCATTGAACTGCAGGAAGAGGTGAGCCGTGGCCCTCAGAAGTTCGGCGTTCCGACTCACAAGTGTGAGCAACCACAGGAGCGACGACGCTGAAAACTCAGTGGCTCCATTGGCGGGAGCGCCTGCGCTGGGCGGTCCAGAGGTCGCTAGACTGACCTGGTCAGTATTGTCTTGCTCACCTGGAGTGAAGATGGGGCACGCATCGTTAAGGTGATAGCGAAACACCGATGGTTCCGAAGCAAAAGCGCGCGTGCTTTGTGCGATACGAGGACAGTCCTGCGCAGGCCACTCCATTGAGGAATGTAGTCGAGACGAAGGGACAAGGTAGGTGTCCCACG
This window contains:
- a CDS encoding hypothetical protein (TriTrypDB/GeneDB-style sysID: LpmP.20.1960); amino-acid sequence: MATPAEVDPMVALVESWDTYLVPSSRLHSSMEWPAQDCPRIAQSTRAFASEPSVFRYHLNDACPIFTPGEQDNTDQVSLATSGPPSAGAPANGATEFSASSLLWLLTLVSRNAELLRATAHLFLQFNAQFAALVDSNAMTVNALRTRHQQQLASLLEMTDKYTAEDMIVDSVVTERVILQQQEELDTLERHCAAEEKQLEADLQVTLWRFLTTSAPDAVAAANRKEQSLSLANGDHGAGVGGSPYRPEADVSRFAEVRKTTTLHARRSSTAVAPFWPVHLVPVRTIKLRNEVSDAFAASAVSSTRSPSRRLKDSALQPIILDISPVSGLPRCLECCTGTQPGAIASTVWSAAEEHLLRLAHTRHSVLLFVGSELAALDLMQKCRAPELLLGTGHSCCDVFQRLANHPVLQVLFTTRLWGANVVLLWNPAQDVAPAAETQTVVEDALELAYAWGADMFSVAVLEGARLPSYAATGCFTAMVTRASSTSAAFLASQAVSMEVLRQLRNGVTRELLDTAGARRARRWQGTATWMPNGIGSAAAAMTGTRMCPRAVGVLYTSQSAQQEQENQLKVRQVSCAGSSDKPNAAPPLRKDNSIVSVNSSSFLFMPTSSPSSFRGPCITFNTPLAIRAFLPLGEEYFISERSSRGRGCSRSGFDASSLNIPNHERGDAHGLLRRPVSSTATEDDDASFSNKKDAGFLYESSSATSVRASSAALDAVEAGSRGGEVGLRQSSEVMTLESLIQHTFGDFAEIL